The DNA window aattattattattattattattattattattattatatgaTGACGatggatttttggttttttaaggaaaacaaacttGGTTCCCATCGCTGAGGAGGATGAGCCGGGCTTTCCCAAGCCTGCTTTTGCTGATCCAGGCTTTCCCAAGCCTGCTTTTGCTGATCCAGGCTTTCCCAAGCCCGGCTCTCCCGGCGCTGCTCCCAAGCTCTGTATTATATTTTAACGTATATGTGAATATATTgataataatttgcttttttttccccgttGCTTTCAGCCCCAAACGTGCCGATCCCACGGGAACGTTTGGCAGGAGACTTCGGGGGttattcccagattttttttgttgttggttttttttttttgttggttgtttccttggtttttccttttggttCTGCGAGGTTTCCTCCGTCTCCCTGTAAATACTGCGGATTTCTGGCCATGTTGATAAGATTGATTTTACTGCTTCGAGCATTTTACTTTATCCAATTTTTACGGAactttttatgtaaaaaaaaaaaaaaaaaaaaaaaaaaaaaaaaaaaagagcaaaaaaagagaaaaaaataaaaaatcaaaagaaaaaaaacaaaaaaaaaccaccacccaAAATCGACGCTGGGCAGGGCCACAAGGGGGACCTGGCTTGGGATGTCCCCTCTCCCTTGGGGACCTCCTGCCACCCTCATCATTCCCGGGAATCTGGACCCCCTGGGAAGGGAAGTTTGGGGAGCCTTTTGGGgttaaaaatggctttttctgtccccagtgccacctgccTTGGGGTCTTTAGGgtgtcccctcctcctcctcctggggcCACCCACACCTGGGGTCGGTGTGGGATGGGTGTGGGACATCCCGGGACACATCCCGGTGACACACGTGGGGACACGTGGATGCCCAAGGACACAAATcccagggacacacggacaccCGAGGGGGCACATTCCAGGGACAAACGGACACCTGAAGGGACACATCCCATGGACACCGGGGACAGCCAAGGGAACACGTGCTGGGGACAAACGGACACCGGAAGGGACACCTGGGAATACTTGGCCACCTGGAGGGACACATCCCAGGGACACAtggacacttggggacacctgggaatACTTGGCCACCTGGAGGGACACATCCAGGGACACATGGACACTTGGGGACAAGCAGGCAGCTGGTGACACCCGGaacacctgaggggacacgcacggacacacagacacccGAGGACACAAACCCTGGTGGCACCCAGTGACACCTTTAATGCCCCCAGCCAGGCGCCAGCCACCAAAGGTCCCCGTCCCACCCCCGCCCAGAATCCCTAAAAAAGTACAAAACCCACGTAAAAAAAACTCCCCAGGAATCCATCGGGAAGCCGGAGCCCCGCCGGGGGCAGCCACCGGCGCggccccggtgtccccgggggTGTCACACGGCGGAGGTGACGTCCCCCGGTGCCACCGCGGGGCCACCGGGGCCGCGCCGGTCGCTGCCGGGcgctcccagctccaggagccgCTCCAGCTCTCCCGGCTCCTCCGGGCGCCGCGGGGACACCGCGAGCAGGGCGGGACCCTCGGGGGGCGCTGCGGGGAGAGACGGCGTCAGCACCCCGCAATTCCAGCCGGGACAGGCGGACCGAGGGTGCGGGCGCCTCCCGAGCCCCCCCCGGGAGGTGTAAGGGGACCCCCGACCCCCTCCAGGCGCTCCCTAATCCCATTTAAGGGCTTCCCAACCCCTTTGGGTGCTCCCTGATCCCTTCTGGGTGCTCGgtgatcccatcccatcccatcctatcccatcccatcccatcccatcccatcccaccccaccccgtcccgtcccgtcccgtcccatcctatcccatcccatcccatcccatcccatcccaccccaccccgtcccgtcccgtcccaatcccatcccatcccatcccatcccatcccgtcccacCCACCCCAAAATTCTCAGGTGCCCCCAAACCCTGACCCTCCCCAGGGTCCCCAAACCCGCGGatgtcccccccagtccccccagaTCTGactgtccccaaacccccccagggccgggtgtccccaaatccccccggggCCGGGTGtccccagatccccccaaatctgggtgtccccaaagcccGAGATCCCCCCAGATCTggctgtccccaaccccccgGGGCCGCCTGTCCCCACCCCGCGGATGTCCCCCCACCAATCCCCCCAGATCTgtgtgtccccaaaccccccgggGCCgggtgtccccaaaccccccgggGCCGCCTGTCCCCACCCCGCGGATGtccccccccaaactcccccagATCTGTGTGTCCCCAGACCCCCTCATATCTGGCTGTCCCCAGACCCCAGGACCGGCTGTCCCCAACCCCCGGGGCCGCCTGTCCCCAACCCCCGGGGCCgcctgtccccaaacccccaggaCCGGCTGTCCCCAGACCCCGGGACCGGCTGTCCCCAGACCCCGGGACCGGCTGTCCCCAACCCCCGGGGCCGGCTGTCCCCAACCCCCGGGACCGGCTATCCCCAGACCCCGGGACCGGCTGTCCCCAACCCCCAGGACCGGCTATCCCCAGACCCCGGGACCGGCTGTCCCCAACCCCCGGGACCGGCTATCCCCAAACCCCCGGGACCGGCTGTCCCCAGACCCCGGGACCGGCTGTCCCCAACCCCCAGGACCGGCTGTCCCCAGACCCCGGGACCGGCTGTCCCCAACCCCCGGGGCCGGCTGTCGCCAGGCCGCGGGCCCGGGGCGCTCACGGGGCTGAGGCGGCTCCGGTCCggcgctgtccccgctgccgccgccgccgccgtcccCCCGCGGCTTCTCCGCGTCCGCCGCGTCCCGCGCCTTGTCCAGCTGCCGCTTCCTCCGGCAGGTGTGCCAGctgcggggacaccgcgggtCACCGGGGGACACCGCGGGACACCgcgggacaccgggggacaccggggggacaccgcggggacaccggggggatACCGGGGGGATACcgggggacaccgcggggacaccggggggacagcagggggacaccggggggacaccgggggacagcgggggacaccgcggggacaccgggggacagcgggggacagcggggggatACCGGGGGGATAccgggggacactggggggataccggggggacagcgggggacagcgggggacagcgggggacaccgcgggacaccgggggacaccgggggacaccgcgggacacggggggacaccgggggataccgggggacaccgggggatACCGGGaggacaccggggggacaccgggggacaccgggggacaccggggggacaccgaGCCCCCCCCCACTCACCACTTGAAGGCCACGTAGGCCACGAGCCCCACGACGAGCCCGGCCAGGAGGGCGCAGTACAGGGGGATGATGTccccggggggctcggggggcacCGGCGGGGTCCCCTCAGGGAGcggcgccgcggccccgccTGCGGGAGCCCCCGGGGAAAGGGGGGAGGGAACGAGGACATTGCCggccgtgcctcagtttcccctctgGAGAGGGCCCCCCCCGCCACCCCCGGGTTTGGGGACAGCTCCCTGAGGGACACGGcgggaaactgaggcacagtgAGGGGGAGCGAGGGACgaaaggggaaactgaggcacagtgAGGGGGATAAGGCGAAAAGGGGGAACTGAGGCACAGTGAGGGGGAATGAGGGGAGcaaaggggaaactgaggcacgaaAAGCGGGAATGAGGGACaaaaggggaaactgaggcacgagGGGGAATGGGATAAAATGTGGGGAACTGAGGCACAAGAGAATGGGGTAAaatgggggaaactgaggcagaaaaagagggaatgaGGTTAAAAAAGGGAAACCGAGGcacaaaaaaaagagggaaggacgttaaaaaagggaaactgaggcacgacACCAGGAAACTAAAGTAGGACATGGGGATATTGAGGGgcaactggggaaactgaggcaggacGAGAGGAAACTAGGGAACTatgtggggaaactgaggcacgatGTAAGGAAAATTAAGCAGGATGGGAAACTGAGACACAaaaaggggaaactgaggcagggcaagaggaaactgaggcacaaaggGAGGAAATTTTGGACAgtgtggggaaactgaggcacggtgTGAGGAAATTAAGGAATGACATGAGGAAAGAGAACCACCAccaggggaaactgaggcaggaaaaggggaaattacAAGCAacatggggaaactgaggcaagcTGGGAAACTGAGGTACAATGACAGAAAACTGAGGCGTAATATAGGGAAATTAAGGAACCAcaaggggaaactgaggcacaaaaaGGGGAAATTGATGAGCATCatagggaaactgaggcacaaaagggaaactgaggcatgaaAAGGGGAAACTGAACAGCAAcgtggggaaactgaggcaccaCAAGCGAAACTGAGACACGAGAGGGAAACCGAGGCACAAAAGGGGGAAACTGAGGTGCAAcgtggggaaactgaggcacaatgagggaaaattaaagcaataaCATGGGGACATTAAGGAACGACATGGGGAAACCGAGGCACggaagggaaactgaggcacgaaAGGGGAAATTAAGGAGCGacatggggaaactgaggcacacaagggaaactgaggcacgaaAGGGGAAATTAAGGAGCGACATGGGGAAACCGAGGCACacaagggaaactgaggcacgaaAGGGGAAATCAAGGAGCGACATGGGGAAACCGAGGCACacaagggaaactgaggcacgaaAGGGGAAATTAAGGAGCGacatggggaaactgaggcacacaagggaaactgaggcacaaaagGGGAAATTAAGGAGCGACATGGGGAAACCGAGGCACggaagggaaactgaggcacaaaagGGGAAATTAAGGAGCGACATGGGGAAACCGAGGCACacaagggaaactgaggcacgaaAGGGGAAATTAAGGAGCGacatggggaaactgaggcacacaagggaaactgaggcacgaaAGGGGAAATCAAGGAGCGACATGGGGAAACCGAGGCACggaagggaaactgaggcacaaaagGGGAAATTAAGGAGCGacatggggaaactgaggcacacaagggaaactgaggcacaaaagGGGAAATTAAGGAGCGACATGGGGAAACCGAGGCACggaagggaaactgaggcacaaaagGGGAAATTAAGGAGCGacatggggaaactgaggcacacaagggaaactgaggcacaaaagGGGAAATTAAGGAGCGacatggggaaactgaggcacacaagggaaactgaggcatacAAGGGGACCCGCGGCCCAGCCCCCCTCGGCGCCCCGGTGCCACTCACGGCTGCAGAGCGGGCAGGGCGGGCACGGCTCCTCCGGCTCCTCCTCCGCGGGGCTCGGCGCTGCGGGTTTTGGGGGcgttttggggtttctggggtggtttttggggggcGTTTCTGGGTtcggggtggttttggggtacTCACTGCGGTCGCAGGGCtcggggacaccgcggggacacggggggcacctcccgccccgccccggcacCTGCGGGCACAGCGGgtcctgcctcagtttccccgtcAATCCGCGAATTCCcactgggacccccccaaagcACGGAAAAGGGGgttcggggggggggggggattggggagcggtaaaaacaaaaaaatgagaaataaaagcGGGGAATGGAAGGGAAAGGGCGGAAcggaaaggaaataaatagcaaataaaaacGAGATAAAAGGCATCGAAatggaaagggaatgaaaagaaaatccgCGGAatgaaaggaagaggaaggaagggaaaagctgaacggaatgaaaatggaaggaagggaaagaacgggaaataaaggaaaaggaagggaaagaataaaggaaaaggaaggaaaataataaaggaaaaggaaggaaaagaataaaggaaaaggaagataaaggaaggaaaaggaaggaaaagaaaggaaaataaaataggatAAGATGAAATAAAACAGGGGTAattaaacagaattaaaaaggaaaataaaaaaaataaaaggggaaaataaagtgAGATTCAAAAGAGGAGAATGaagtaaaagaggaaaacaaaaattaaaaggaaaaaaaaaaaaaggaaaaggacgataaaaataaaaatgaaagaaggaaaataaaaagacaataaagcaggagaataaaagaaaataaatgggaaaaaaaaaaaaaaaaaggaggaaaatggagtaaaaggaaaggaaaggaaaggaactGAACCGAAATGACCCAAATTTAACggaaccaaaccccaaaaaaaaaaccccaaaaaacccaaaaaaaaacccaaaaaacaaacaaacaaaaaaaaaaaaaaaaaaaaaaaaaaaaagccacgGAGCG is part of the Vidua chalybeata isolate OUT-0048 chromosome 1, bVidCha1 merged haplotype, whole genome shotgun sequence genome and encodes:
- the LOC128797598 gene encoding death domain-containing membrane protein NRADD-like, producing the protein MRPLPVPLLLLLLSPVPGRGGRCPPCPRGVPEPCDRTPSPAEEEPEEPCPPCPLCSRGAAAPLPEGTPPVPPEPPGDIIPLYCALLAGLVVGLVAYVAFKCWHTCRRKRQLDKARDAADAEKPRGDGGGGGSGDSAGPEPPQPPPPEGPALLAVSPRRPEEPGELERLLELGAPGSDRRGPGGPAVAPGDVTSAV